Proteins from a single region of Malassezia restricta chromosome IV, complete sequence:
- a CDS encoding amino-acid N-acetyltransferase, translating to MSRVPRLVLEVLKSRATLRDSKPYLSMFTQRQPTPPVPRSAAQDRAVLHDKAQSMSDSPPLSLATDATSTADRTSRTVPSLDKTYTALVKLQGPFSDRQLGSIAEGLVYLQKLGLMCAIVLDHDSWPRSYPEALEDEDLLSYTSSSPETCRGLLEAGLRKRMVQELWRVADALTDAGASSWPHTDAVMCISSHLSNMHLVGDASLHNVYRALRGGHIPIIMPMALYEPPNEHTLRNVCVDANQVMVSLSREMSSENQTEDLTPLRLMVISREGGVPSHARNGHPHLMINLASEYESIRASYIWNETHPAALSNLTMLRDCLAYMPHVASGLMASHRSPQSLVANLITNKAAYSPSLPPRLLAARREMRHMPTVVRAGMPVSVMTRWQDIDLGRVQKVLESSFHRKLDAPAYFARLEKCLDFMIVTGDYEGLAIVTREYAPDDLPHTEPIAYLDKFAILPSLQGSGAVDFLWNALRDEVHGLGLLDALNNNGGHNGIGQGRDLVWKSRAANKVNRWYFERSNGFMTLPGPPPHWYLFWCDAEDRLKRYAGEPVVSPGARLDDVWTNASETAPMLPIIVPEEQGRWDRWARCLQRIPSAWKA from the coding sequence ATGTCGCGTGTCCCCCGACTTGTGCTGGAGGTGCTCAAGTCGCGTGCGACGCTCCGGGATTCGAAACCGTACCTCTCCATGTTTACGCAGCGACAGCCTACCCCACCAGTGCCTCGATCTGCCGCCCAGGACCGTGCGGTGTTGCATGACAAGGCACAATCCATGTCTGACTCACCTCCCTTGAGCCTTGCCACGGATGCTACCAGCACAGCAGATCGAACGTCTCGTACAGTGCCCTCACTAGATAAAACATATACCGCGCTCGTCAAGCTACAAGGGCCATTTTCTGATCGTCAACTTGGGTCTATCGCAGAGGGTTTGGTGTATCTACAAAAATTAGGGTTGATGTGCGCCATCGTCTTGGACCACGACTCGTGGCCACGTTCATATCCAGAAGCGCTGGAGGACGAAGACCTCCTTTCGTATACCTCATCATCTCCCGAGACGTGTCGGGGTCTTCTAGAGGCAGGTCTGCGAAAACGCATGGTCCAAGAGCTGTGGCGCGTAGCCGATGCCTTGACGGATGCCGGTGCTTCTTCGTGGCCTCATACCGATGCTGTCATGTGTATCTCGTCGCATCTGTCGAACATGCACCTGGTGGGCGATGCTTCCTTGCACAATGTATATCGGGCCTTACGAGGAGGCCACATACCCATCATCATGCCGATGGCTCTATACGAGCCACCGAACGAGCATACGCTGCGGAATGTATGTGTAGATGCGAATCAGGTGATGGTTTCGCTGTCGCGAGAAATGTCGTCCGAGAACCAGACGGAAGATCTCACGCCTCTTCGACTCATGGTGATCTCACGCGAAGGCGGTGTTCCGTCGCACGCGAGGAATGGCCATCCGCATCTCATGATCAATTTGGCATCCGAGTACGAATCCATACGCGCGTCCTACATCTGGAACGAAACGCATCCCGCCGCGCTGAGCAACTTGACTATGCTGCGCGACTGTTTGGCATACATGCCTCATGTGGCCTCCGGCCTTATGGCGTCGCATCGATCGCCACAGAGTCTCGTGGCTAACCTGATCACCAACAAGGCCGCGTACTCGCCCAGCTTGCCACCGCGCTTACTCGCTGCGCGCCGGGAGATGCGGCATATGCCGACGGTGGTGCGTGCCGGTATGCCTGTCAGTGTGATGACTCGGTGGCAAGACATTGACTTGGGCCGGGTGCAAAAGGTTCTCGAGAGCAGCTTTCACCGCAAACTGGACGCCCCGGCGTACTTTGCTCGCCTAGAAAAATGTCTCGACTTTATGATCGTGACAGGCGATTACGAAGGCCTTGCCATCGTGACGCGTGAATATGCGCCGGATGATCTGCCGCATACGGAACCGATCGCGTATCTGGACAAATTTGCCATCCTGCCCTCGCTACAGGGcagtggcgccgtcgactTTTTGTGGAATGCCTTGCGTGATGAAgtgcatggcctcggcctgctcgatGCTCTGAACAACAATGGCGGCCACAACGGCATCGGTCAAGGCCGGGATCTGGTCTGGAAGAGCCGTGCGGCGAACAAAGTCAACCGCTGGTACTTTGAGCGCAGCAATGGATTCATGACCCTGCCTGGTCCCCCGCCCCATTGGTACCTATTCTGGTGTGATGCGGAAGACCGGCTGAAGCGGTATGCTGGAGAGCCCGTCGTGTCCCCTGGTGCTCGGTTGGATGACGTGTGGACCAATGCGTCGGAGACGGCGCCGATGCTTCCGATTATTGTGCCTGAGGAGCAGGGTCGGTGGGATCGGTGGGCGCGATGTCTCCAGCGCATTCCCTCAGCATGGAAAGCCTAG
- a CDS encoding plasma membrane protein involved in remodeling GPI anchors, giving the protein MLPMHLATQAGGDDPHPRLSSVGARMRHVTSLTPNAYATEPAQDTSKAQASDMPPPSPPHWTTWEFYLYYVAAALVIPYMIYVPMYLSSPSRPEYAKYYYYLVDGWMGGRMRDNSDHQYRLLRDHGLLLLVLMLSYAALSRLVRWIASRSGPHAQHVRMAFLGVTGAVFVTALHGINAVKLFVFSILNYVLASSAAWLPPHIVQAMIWAYNGGMLFLVFYTNGMPFATFWPSLAWLDTYAGLVPRWYISYNFTMLRLVSFALDYVWARCRRGTKPVPTGVPSKDRMHLPHELPAYSLTAQLLYLSYPPLFIAGPIVTFNDFWSQVCKPLHIPVRVIAVYACRCLFAVLSIEFMLHYMYVNAIKTAGVWDAYTPMEMAILSFWSLEFVWFKLVVPWRLFRLWALLDGVDVPENVIRSITNSPSALRFWRAWHRSYNLWVVRYIYIPLGGAKRQLVSSLVVFTFVALWHDLSFTLLAWAWLIVLFLVPEIVGRSLVPSRVYGQRPWFRHVRALGTVANMFMMISANLVGFVIGLDGVQFVWSQMVETGAGRVCLLQLIVVLFIAAQLMYEYRAEEWRRGIWKPY; this is encoded by the coding sequence ATGCTGCCCATGCACCTAGCCACACAGGCGGGCGGAGACGATCCACATCCGCGTCTTTCGTCGGTCGGGGCGCGGATGCGCCATGTCACGTCTCTGACGCCGAATGCATACGCTACGGAGCCCGCACAAGATACCAGTAAAGCACAGGCGTCAGACATgccaccgccgtcgccgccgcaCTGGACGACGTGGGAGTTTTACCTCTACTACGTGGCCGCGGCCCTGGTGATTCCCTACATGATCTATGTGCCCATGTACCTAAGCTCGCCCTCTCGACCTGAATATGCCAAGTACTATTACTACCTCGTCGATGGCTGGATGGGCGgtcgcatgcgcgacaaTAGCGACCACCAGTACCGTCTCCTGCGTGATCATGGCCTCTTGTTACTTGTATTGATGCTGTCGTATGCGGCCTTGTCGCGTCTGGTGCGATGGATCGCGAGCAGGAGTGGTCCCCACGCTCAgcatgtgcgcatggcTTTCTTGGGCGTCACGGGCGCCGTCTTTGTCACGGCGCTCCACGGCATCAATGCCGTAAAGCTTTTCGTGTTCAGCATCCTCAACTATGTGCTTGCCTCCAGTGCAGCGTGGCTGCCGCcgcacatcgtccaagCGATGATCTGGGCATACAATGGGGGGATGCTATTCTTGGTCTTTTATACCAACGGCATGCCATTCGCGACGTTTTGGCCCTCCCTCGCATGGCTCGATACATATGCGGGTCTGGTACCGCGCTGGTACATCAGCTACAACTTTACTATGCTGCGACTTGTGAGCTTTGCGCTCGACTACGTATGGGCGCGATGCCGGCGTGGCACGAAACCAGTGCCAACGGGCGTGCCATCTAAGGACCGCATGCATCTGCCGCACGAATTGCCGGCTTACTCTCTCACGGCACAGCTCTTATACCTTTCGTATCCCCCTCTGTTTATCGCGGGTCCCATCGTGACATTCAACGACTTTTGGTCCCAGGTATGCAAGCCACTGCATATCCCCGTGCGGGTCATAGCCGTGTACGCCTGTCGCTGTCTTTTTGCTGTGCTGAGCATCGAGTTCATGCTGCATTACATGTACGTCAATGCGATCAAAACAGCAGGTGTGTGGGATGCCTACACGCCGATGGAGATGGCCATTCTCAGCTTCTGGTCCTTGGAGTTCGTGTGGTTCAAGCTCGTGGTGCCATGGCGCCTGTTTCGCTTGTGGGCCCTGCTCGACGGCGTGGATGTGCCAGAAAACGTGATCCGGTCCATTACCAACAGCCCTTCCGCGCTGCGCTTttggcgtgcgtggcacagGAGCTACAATTTGTGGGTCGTGCGCTACATCTACATCCCATTGGGCGGTGCCAAGCGCCAGCTGGTATCGTCCCTTGTCGTATTTACATTCGTGGCATTGTGGCATGATTTGTCCTTTACGCTCCTGGCGTGGGCATGGCTGATTGTGTTGTTCCTGGTGCCAGAGATCGTGGGCCGCTCCCTGGTGCCTAGTAGGGTATATGGCCAACGCCCATGGTTCCGCCATGTTCGTGCCCTGGGCACCGTGGCCAACATGTTCATGATGATCTCGGCCAACCTCGTTGGGTTTGTGATTGGGCTCGATGGCGTACAGTTCGTGTGGTCTCAGATGGTGGAGACAGGAGCAGGGCGCGTATGCCTGCTCCAGCTCATTGTTGTGCTGTTTATAGCAGCGCAGCTCATGTACGAGTACCGCGCAGAGGAATGGCGGCGGGGTATATGGAAACCTTACTAG
- a CDS encoding AP-1 complex subunit sigma 1/2, with protein sequence MAIQWVLLISRQGKVRLSKWYGTMSQKSKAKIVKDITQIILARRSRMCNFVEYKENKVVYRRYASLFFVAGISPDDNELTTLEVIHRFVEVLDRYFGNVCELDLIFNFQKAYQVLDELLMAGELQESSKKSVLRVVMQGDNVEEAENEDNLARIGSRSG encoded by the exons ATGGCG ATCCAGTGGGTGCTCCTTATATCGCGCCAGGGCAAGGTGCGCCTGTCAAAATGGTACGGGACTATGAGTCAGAAGAGCAAGGCCAAGATTGTGAAGGATATTACGCAGATCATTctcgcgcggcgctctcGTATGTGCAACTTTGTGGAATACAAGGAGAACAAGGTGGTGTATCGTCGCTACGCATCACTGTTTTTTGTCGCAGGCATTTCGCCGGACGACAATGAGCTCACGACGCTCGAAGTGATCCATCGATTTGTCGAGGTGCTCGACCGCTACTTTGGCAATGTGTGCGAGCTCGATCTCATCTTCAACTTCCAAAAAGCCTACCAAGTGCTGGATGAGCTTTTGATGGCGGGTGAGCTGCAAGAGTCGAGCAAAAAGTCCGTCTTGCGCGTCGTGATGCAGGGCGATAACGTAGAAGAGGCGGAAAACGAAGACAACCTGGCGCGCATCGGCAGTCGGTCTGGTTAG
- a CDS encoding EKC/KEOPS complex subunit PCC1/LAGE3, with protein MATASVPLRHHVSVQLPCPTRDVATTIQRVIQVDKELRPHDVQKKMDIEEGENGTVTLHVRMHATTLRHLRLSLNSFLDDAALIVRTMDTLRTGGTDLHTGAVEQGSVGLAG; from the exons ATGGCGACAGCGTCGGTGCCCCTGCGGCATCATGT ATCTGTACAGCTGCCATGCCCGACGCGTGATGTGGCCACGACGATTCAGCGGGTGATCCAAGTGGATAAGGAGCTACGCCCTCACGATGTGCAAAAGAAGATGGACATAGAAGAAGGCGAGAATGGCACAGTGACGCTGCATGT GAGGATGCATGCGACGACACTTCGACATCTGCGTCTTTCGCTCAACTCGTTCCTGGACGATGCCGCCTTGAttgtgcgcacgatggaTACGCTGCGCACAGGCGGCACGGATCTGCATACGGGCGCTGTAGAACAAGGGTCGGTAGGGTTGGCTGGATAG
- a CDS encoding ATP-dependent DNA helicase PIF1, with amino-acid sequence MAEDSHPIRSGLRMLKRSWSSNENVPPPQSSPPVIDLCSSPPRPEAKHRKICDAPLPARPSPFHIPPRKADGDDDDFLPLGDQAPLMPRSRSSSPVKTSNINALVKPLMGARSRSSTPQIPTSSVPTSPEKRSIARVFLSPEQQSVLEAAVKHGKNVFFTGSAGAGKSYLLRQMIHDLHAKYSKSSGAVAITASTGIAACNIGGITLHSFSGVGIGTGTVEQLCRYVRRNRNAVTRWKKTSVLVIDEVSMIDPKLFEKLECVARHIRQSVKPFGGIQIIMSGDFFQLPPVSQGATSFVFESPTWSQVIEQKFNLTQVFRQRDQQFVNMLNDMRLGKLAPETIQAFSKLERTPSLPEGIVPTELYAVRSDVDKANQMRLDALQTEMRTYTSLDDGSLPPDQLQRTLENFMPSRRIALKKGAQVMLIKNVDRELSNGSVGTVLDFVDDESFKELYGEEDAPDTLLRAERAPGATRQESKTEPRPAPRWPLVRFHLVNGRTRDFLARPEAWKTEEPSGKVVASRTQVPLILAWAMSIHKSQGQTLQYCRIDLRRVFEKGQAYVALSRATSLDGLQVIGFHPSKVMAHPKVIAWNRQEFAT; translated from the coding sequence ATGGCTGAGGATTCGCACCCCATTCGCTCCGGCTTGCGCATGCTCAAGCGCTCCTGGAGCTCGAATGAgaatgtgccgccgccacaAAGCTCGCCGCCGGTGATAGATTTGTGTTCCTCACCGCCACGGCCTGAGGCCAAGCACCGCAAAATCTGTGACGCACCCTTGCCGGCTCGGCCATCGCCGTTCCACATACCACCGCGCAAGGCTGacggcgatgacgacgattTTCTGCCGCTTGGTGACCAGGCTCCATTGATGCCGCGGAGTCGGTCGTCCTCCCCGGTCAAGACCTCCAACATCAATGCGCTTGTCAAGCCTCTGATGggcgcgcgctcgcgctcgtccacgcCTCAGATACCCACTTCATCCGTGCCTACGTCTCCAGAGAAGCGCTCGATTGCTCGCGTATTTCTCTCGCCTGAGCAGCAGAGTGTGCTGGAGGCGGCTGTGAAGCACGGCAAGAATGTGTTTTTCACAGGGTCGGCTGGCGCCGGAAAGTCGTATCTGCTTCGCCAGATGATCCACGACTTGCACGCCAAGTACAGCAAGTCGTCCGGCGCCGTTGCCATCACTGCCTCGACGGGCATTGCCGCGTGCAATATCGGCGGTATCACGCTGCACAGCTTCAGTGGCGTGGGCATTGGAACGGGGACAGTGGAGCAGCTGTGTCGCTATGTGCGTCGGAACCGCAATGCCGTGACGCGCTGGAAAAAGACCAGTGTGCTTGTGATTGACGAGGTCTCGATGATCGATCCCAAGCTGTTTGAGAAGCTCGAGTGCGTGGCACGCCACATTCGGCAGTCTGTGAAGCCGTTTGGCGGCATCCAAATCATCATGTCGGGCGACTTTTTCCAGCTGCCCCCCGTGTCGCAGggcgccacgagcttcGTGTTTGAGTCGCCCACCTGGTCGCAAGTGATCGAGCAAAAGTTCAATCTCACGCAAGTATTTCGGCAGCGCGATCAGCAGTTTGTGAACATGCTCAACGACATGCGTCTCGGCAAACTCGCGCCGGAAACGATCCAAGCCTTCTCGAAGCTCGAGCGTACGCCATCCCTGCCAGAGGGGATCGTGCCGACGGAGCTGTACGCCGTCCGATCCGACGTCGACAAAGCCAACCAGATGCGCTTGGATGCACTGCAGACGGAAATGCGCACTTATACCAGTCTCGACGATGGCTCCCTCCCTCCCGatcagctgcagcgcacgctggaAAACTTTATGCCATCACGCCGCATCGCTCTCAAAAAGGGCGCGCAAGTCATGCTGATCAAAAACGTGGACCGCGAGTTGTCCAACGGATCGGTCGGCACGGTCCTCGATttcgtcgacgacgagtcATTCAAGGAGCTGTACGGGGAAGAAGACGCGCCCGACACGCTcctgcgcgccgagcgtgcgccgGGTGCCACGCGGCAAGAAAGCAAGACGGAGCCTCGGCCCGCACCGCGCTGGCCGCTCGTCCGCTTCCACCTGGTCAACGGACGCACCCGCGACTTTCTCGCGCGTCCCGAGGCGTGGAAGACCGAGGAGCCGTCCGGCAAGGTCGTGGCGTCTCGGACCCAAGTGCCCCTCATCCTGGCATGGGCCATGTCGATTCACAAGTCGCAGGGTCAGACACTGCAGTACTGCCGCATAGACCTTCGTCGCGTGTTTGAAAAAGGCCAAGCGTACGTGGCGCTGTCCCGTGCGACGTCTCTCGACGGGCTGCAAGTGATTGGCTTCCATCCCAGCAAGGTGATGGCCCATCCCAAAGTCATCGCGTGGAACCGCCAAGAATTCGCTACATAG
- a CDS encoding translation initiation factor eIF-2B subunit beta, giving the protein MSEGIEQVLRDRFSLVAVKELENKLRRHQFVSTEAIAEATAKTLRAVVSATKVSQLDELVGLIRTVGHYLQEAQPFEPVIGNVTRRILFLLREEAKALTSTLGAGTTRPPLQPHASVVQSLAALSVSMPTSPATSMHASMSDISVPATPSRSFSISDLVLPPMDHALVSSPYGVQSPLQDGNDSPSLRMSDSMSSDDEPAPQPAGATASHAYQLKPLLIQAIQELLDEFDSVDTSIAKDARDHIHSGEVILTLGYSPTVQTFLRAAAKHRKFIAVVPESAPAFSGHEMARALASDGLSVLLVPDSNVYALMPRVSKVILGARCVLANGGILATIGSMAIAMAAREHSTPVVALAGVFKISPDWSWVGPERLRTGNQGPTSQLVNYASSRVLAERAEIENPLWDIVSPSDLDVIITNVGEHPPSYVYRLIQENYHEEDLNL; this is encoded by the coding sequence ATGAGCGAGGGAATTGAGCAGGTGCTGCGGGACCGCTTCTCGCTCGTTGCCGTCAAGGAGCTTGAGAATAAGTTGCGACGGCACCAATTTGTGTCGACGGAGGCGATCGCGGAGGCCACGGccaagacgctgcgtgccgtcgTGAGCGCCACGAAAGTATCgcagctggacgagctggtGGGCTTGATTCGCACGGTCGGACACTATCTGCAGGAGGCGCAGCCGTTTGAGCCTGTGATCGGGAATGTGACGCGGCGTATTTTGTtcctgctgcgcgaggAGGCCAAGGCCCTGACGAGTACGCTGGGCGCTGGCACGACTCGTCCGCCGCTGCAACCGCATGCGTCGGTGGTACAATCGCTTGCTGCGCTGTCGGTCTCTATGCCCACTTCACCGGCTACATCCATGCATGCGTCCATGTCAGATATCAGCgtgccagcgacgccatcCCGGTCGTTCTCGATTTCCGATCTAGTCCTGCCCCCGATGgaccatgcgctcgtgtCGTCTCCCTACGGTGTGCAGTCGCCGCTGCAGGATGGCAACGActcgccgtcgctgcgcatgtccgactccatgtcgtcggaTGACGAgccggcgccgcagccGGCCGGTGCGACCGCGTCGCATGCCTACCAACTCAAACCGCTGCTCATCCAGGCGATTcaggagctgctggatgagTTTGATTCGGTCGATACCAGCATTGCAAAGGACGCGCGCGACCACATTCACTCGGGCGAAGTCATTCTGACGCTCGGCTACTCGCCGACCGTCCAGACGTTTttgcgcgccgccgccaagCACCGCAAGTTTATCGCTGTCGTTCCTGAGTCAGCGCCTGCCTTTTCCGGGCATGAGATGGCGCGCGCCCTGGCGTCCGATGGCCTGTCTGTGCTGCTTGTACCGGACTCGAACGTGTATGCGCTCATGCCGCGTGTCTCGAAAGTGATTcttggcgcgcgctgtgTGCTAGCCAATGGCGGGATCTTGGCTACGATCGGATCGATGGCCAttgccatggccgcgcgTGAGCATAGCACGCCTGTCGTGGCGCTCGCGGGTGTCTTCAAAATCTCGCCGGACTGGTCGTGGGTCGGCCCAGAGCGTCTGCGCACGGGCAACCAGGGTCCGACGTCCCAGCTCGTCAACTATGCGTCGTCGCGGGTCCTCGCCGAGCGGGCTGAGATCGAGAATCCGTTGTGGGACATCGTTTCACCCAGTGACTTGGACGTGATCATCACGAATGTGGGCGAGCACCCGCCGTCGTACGTGTACCGTCTGATCCAGGAAAACTACCATGAGGAGGACCTCAATTTGTAG